One genomic region from Conexibacter woesei Iso977N encodes:
- a CDS encoding PLP-dependent transferase produces the protein MSGDSTRATHAGLPGAAQGEPFLPGPTFQAPTHWAGDMGPAGYGRMVNPTWTAYEAALAELEGATDAVVFSSGMAAVAGVLLPLTRPGDVLVVPGDAYPGVRTIATDHLRARGVEVRVVASTDAAFREAAEGASLVWAETPSNPGLEVLDISGLAEVVHAGGGLLAIDGTLATPLRQRALELGADVAMASASKGLTGHSDLVLGYVAARDAEVVDAVRGWRTLTGAIPGPFEVWLAHRSLPTLAVRLERQEANAAALGEALRRSGLVDDVRWPGFGSVLSFILPDQDVAQRWLAATTLVAEATSFGGVHSSAERRDRWGTDDVPPGFIRFSCGIEDSADLIADVIGALKNVTTG, from the coding sequence GTGAGCGGCGACTCGACGCGGGCGACGCACGCCGGGCTGCCGGGCGCGGCGCAGGGCGAGCCGTTCCTGCCGGGGCCGACGTTCCAGGCGCCGACGCACTGGGCCGGCGACATGGGGCCGGCCGGCTACGGGCGGATGGTCAACCCGACGTGGACGGCCTACGAGGCGGCGCTCGCCGAGCTGGAGGGCGCGACGGACGCCGTGGTGTTCTCCTCCGGGATGGCGGCGGTCGCCGGCGTGCTGCTGCCGCTGACCAGGCCGGGCGACGTGCTCGTCGTGCCGGGCGACGCGTACCCGGGCGTCCGGACGATCGCGACCGACCACCTGCGCGCGCGGGGCGTCGAGGTGCGCGTCGTGGCGTCGACCGACGCGGCGTTCCGCGAGGCGGCGGAGGGCGCGTCGCTGGTCTGGGCCGAGACGCCGTCGAACCCGGGGCTGGAGGTGCTCGACATCTCCGGGCTGGCCGAGGTCGTCCACGCGGGCGGCGGCCTGCTGGCGATCGACGGGACGCTCGCGACGCCGCTGCGCCAGCGCGCGCTGGAGCTCGGGGCGGACGTCGCGATGGCGAGCGCTTCGAAGGGCCTCACCGGTCACTCCGACCTCGTGCTCGGCTACGTCGCGGCCCGTGACGCCGAGGTGGTCGACGCCGTCCGTGGCTGGCGGACGCTCACCGGCGCGATCCCCGGACCGTTCGAGGTCTGGCTCGCGCACCGCTCGCTGCCGACGCTCGCCGTGCGCCTGGAGCGCCAGGAGGCCAACGCCGCTGCGCTGGGCGAGGCGCTGCGCAGGTCCGGGCTGGTCGACGACGTCCGCTGGCCGGGCTTCGGCTCGGTCCTGTCGTTCATCCTGCCCGACCAAGATGTCGCACAACGCTGGCTGGCCGCGACGACCCTCGTCGCCGAGGCGACCTCGTTCGGCGGCGTCCACTCCTCCGCCGAGCGCCGCGACCGCTGGGGCACCGACGACGTCCCACCCGGCTTCATCCGCTTCTCCTGCGGCATCGAGGACTCGGCCGACCTGATCGCCGACGTGATCGGCGCGCTGAAGAACGTCACGACCGGGTAG
- a CDS encoding CDGSH iron-sulfur domain-containing protein — translation MDVAPPPLVEIKVRDNGPYKVTGPVRLIDAEGGVFDVPAEGSIALCRCGLSQDKPFCDAAHRTAGFDSCPRAGAAA, via the coding sequence ATGGACGTCGCACCTCCGCCCCTCGTCGAGATCAAGGTCCGGGACAACGGGCCCTACAAGGTGACCGGGCCGGTCCGGCTGATCGACGCCGAAGGCGGCGTGTTCGACGTGCCGGCCGAGGGCTCGATCGCGCTCTGCCGGTGCGGGCTGTCGCAGGACAAGCCGTTCTGCGACGCGGCGCACAGGACCGCCGGCTTCGACTCGTGCCCGCGCGCAGGGGCGGCGGCGTGA
- the lysS gene encoding lysine--tRNA ligase, protein MAEPDATPGETPEPETTQAEHDELLAVRRRKLEALRDAGIDPFPPSFPGVVATSTVHDENPGLEAGAETTNTYRVAGRLTQRRGQGKMAFLDLVDRSGRIQLQARIDVLGDEKMARLLDAVDLGDILGIDGTAFVTRRGELSLLINDYTVLAKALRPPPDAHYGLKDVETRFRQRELDLISSEETRKLFIKRAKIVAAVRAFLDERGFVEVETPVLQPLYGGAAARPFTTHHNQLDRDFYLRIATELYLKRLIVGGLERVYELGKDFRNEGVSYKHNPEFTMVEWYEAYADYEDMMREVEELLPRLAQAADYEGEIDFDATPYRRVPLADVIKEATGVDIIENDTVESLVAAIKAAPNLEDIPTDGLEWPGLVDDLFSKRVEPQLIQPTFVTDYPKALSPFAKDHRSKPGLVERFEVFANGMELGNAFTELNDPDEQRARFEAQVRLAEAGDEETTPYDEVFVQALEHGMPPTGGIGVGIDRLVLLMTGHHSIREIVLFPAMRD, encoded by the coding sequence ATGGCCGAGCCCGACGCGACGCCGGGCGAGACGCCCGAGCCCGAGACCACCCAAGCCGAGCACGACGAGCTGCTGGCGGTTCGCCGCCGCAAGCTCGAGGCGCTGCGCGACGCCGGGATCGACCCGTTCCCGCCGTCGTTCCCCGGCGTGGTCGCGACGAGCACCGTCCACGACGAGAACCCCGGCCTCGAGGCCGGCGCGGAGACCACCAACACCTACCGCGTCGCCGGCCGCCTCACGCAACGACGCGGCCAGGGCAAGATGGCGTTCCTGGACCTCGTCGACCGCTCCGGCCGGATCCAGCTCCAGGCGCGCATCGACGTCCTCGGCGACGAGAAGATGGCGCGCCTCCTGGACGCCGTCGACCTCGGCGACATCCTCGGCATCGATGGCACCGCGTTCGTCACCCGCCGCGGCGAGCTCTCCCTGCTCATCAACGACTACACCGTCCTCGCCAAGGCCCTGCGCCCGCCGCCCGACGCGCACTACGGCCTCAAGGACGTCGAGACCCGCTTCCGCCAGCGCGAGCTGGACCTCATCTCCAGCGAGGAGACCCGGAAGCTCTTCATCAAGCGCGCCAAGATCGTCGCGGCCGTCCGCGCGTTCCTGGACGAGCGCGGCTTCGTCGAGGTCGAGACGCCGGTGCTGCAGCCGCTCTACGGCGGCGCCGCCGCGCGCCCGTTCACGACGCACCACAACCAGCTCGACCGCGACTTCTACCTGCGGATCGCCACCGAGCTGTACCTCAAGCGCCTGATCGTCGGCGGCCTGGAGCGCGTCTACGAGCTGGGCAAGGACTTCCGCAACGAGGGCGTGTCCTACAAGCACAACCCCGAGTTCACGATGGTCGAGTGGTACGAGGCCTACGCGGACTACGAGGACATGATGCGCGAGGTCGAGGAGCTGCTGCCGCGCCTGGCGCAGGCCGCTGACTACGAGGGCGAGATCGACTTCGACGCGACGCCCTACCGCCGCGTCCCGCTCGCCGACGTCATCAAGGAGGCGACCGGCGTCGACATCATCGAGAACGACACGGTCGAGTCCCTCGTCGCCGCGATCAAGGCCGCGCCCAACCTGGAGGACATCCCGACCGACGGCCTCGAGTGGCCCGGCCTCGTCGACGACCTGTTCTCCAAGCGCGTCGAGCCCCAGCTGATCCAGCCCACGTTCGTCACGGACTACCCCAAGGCGCTCAGCCCGTTCGCCAAGGACCACCGCAGCAAGCCGGGCCTGGTCGAGCGCTTCGAGGTCTTCGCCAACGGCATGGAGCTCGGCAACGCCTTCACCGAGCTCAACGACCCCGACGAGCAGCGCGCCCGCTTCGAGGCCCAGGTCCGCCTCGCCGAGGCCGGCGACGAGGAGACCACGCCCTACGACGAGGTCTTCGTCCAGGCCCTCGAGCACGGCATGCCGCCGACCGGCGGGATCGGCGTCGGCATCGACCGCCTGGTCCTCCTGATGACCGGCCACCACTCGATCCGCGAGATCGTGCTCTTCCCCGCGATGCGGGACTGA
- a CDS encoding VOC family protein yields MARRESYDNGTFCAVDLVTPDVEGAAAFYGALLGWDAVASEQHAYTGFHVDGAKVAGAIALTEEMQAAGAPPAWTTYVRVESLDGTALKAESLGGRALGTPLEIPGIGRTVPLADPQGAVLLAWEPAGWEGEERVNEVGTWVWNDLQTPEPEGVLSFYSELLGWSIEPIEASHGMYWSVSNNGRGIGGIMRSPQTPKPFWNAYFGVADIDATLQQAASLGATTLLEPITVPAGRFAMSVDPQGALVSFIEGEYDE; encoded by the coding sequence ATGGCACGACGGGAGAGCTATGACAACGGGACGTTCTGCGCGGTCGACCTGGTGACGCCGGACGTCGAGGGCGCGGCTGCGTTCTACGGCGCGCTGCTGGGGTGGGATGCGGTCGCGTCCGAGCAGCACGCGTACACGGGGTTCCACGTCGACGGGGCGAAGGTCGCGGGCGCGATCGCGCTGACCGAGGAGATGCAGGCCGCCGGCGCGCCGCCCGCGTGGACGACGTACGTCCGGGTCGAGTCGCTCGACGGCACCGCGCTGAAGGCCGAGTCGCTCGGCGGCAGGGCGCTCGGCACGCCGCTGGAGATCCCGGGCATCGGCCGGACCGTCCCGCTCGCCGATCCGCAGGGCGCGGTCCTGCTGGCGTGGGAGCCGGCGGGGTGGGAGGGCGAGGAGCGCGTCAACGAGGTCGGGACCTGGGTCTGGAACGACCTCCAGACGCCGGAGCCCGAAGGCGTGTTGTCGTTCTACTCCGAGTTGTTGGGGTGGTCGATCGAGCCGATCGAGGCCAGCCACGGCATGTACTGGTCGGTGAGCAACAACGGCCGCGGCATCGGCGGCATCATGCGCTCACCCCAGACCCCCAAGCCCTTCTGGAACGCCTACTTCGGCGTCGCCGACATCGACGCGACCCTCCAACAGGCCGCCTCCCTCGGAGCGACCACCCTCCTCGAACCCATCACCGTGCCCGCCGGCCGCTTCGCCATGTCGGTCGACCCCCAGGGCGCGCTGGTGTCGTTCATCGAGGGGGAGTACGACGAGTAG
- a CDS encoding type III pantothenate kinase, whose translation MLLVVDVGNTQTHFGTFRGDELVEHWRFATVRTSTSDELGAALRNLLELRGVGLADLSASIVSSTVPQLEPEWLAMAEHYLGHRMLAVGPGIRTGMPIKIDNPRELGADRLVNAVASYERLGGPCISVDFGTAVNFDVVSSAGEYIGGVLMPGVEISLDALTSRGAKLPRIDLVAPRRAIGKGTVDAIRSGVVFGFASAVDGLLGRIQEELGEEAATIATGGLAGVVVPYTESIDVVDDLLTLKGLKLLHERNASPAG comes from the coding sequence ATGCTCCTCGTGGTTGACGTCGGCAACACGCAGACCCACTTCGGGACGTTCCGTGGGGACGAGCTGGTCGAGCACTGGCGCTTCGCGACGGTGCGGACGTCCACGTCCGACGAGCTGGGCGCTGCTCTGCGGAACCTCCTGGAGCTGCGCGGGGTCGGCCTGGCGGACCTGAGCGCGTCGATCGTGTCGTCCACGGTGCCGCAGCTCGAGCCGGAGTGGCTGGCGATGGCCGAGCACTACCTCGGGCACCGCATGCTGGCGGTCGGGCCGGGGATCCGGACGGGGATGCCGATCAAGATCGACAACCCGCGCGAGCTGGGCGCGGACCGGCTGGTCAACGCGGTCGCGTCCTACGAGCGGCTGGGCGGGCCGTGCATCAGCGTGGACTTCGGGACCGCGGTGAACTTCGACGTCGTGTCGTCGGCGGGCGAGTACATCGGCGGCGTGCTGATGCCGGGCGTGGAGATCTCGCTGGACGCGCTGACGTCGCGCGGCGCGAAGCTGCCCCGCATCGACCTGGTCGCGCCGAGGCGCGCGATCGGGAAGGGCACCGTGGACGCGATCCGCTCCGGCGTGGTCTTCGGCTTCGCCTCGGCGGTGGACGGCCTGCTGGGCCGCATCCAGGAGGAGCTCGGCGAGGAAGCCGCGACGATCGCCACCGGCGGTCTGGCCGGCGTGGTGGTGCCCTACACCGAGTCGATCGACGTCGTCGACGACCTCCTGACCCTCAAGGGCCTGAAGCTCCTCCACGAGCGCAACGCGTCGCCGGCCGGCTAG
- a CDS encoding DUF192 domain-containing protein, whose product MSPTITALPAAGPPGLDDVPICDATTRRARLRGLLGHRDPPPFALRLAPCRSIHTFGMRFPLDLHWLDAGGRTIRVDRDVGPGRLRACRSARAVVEVPSVERPVRGRSSRSRLSWRPS is encoded by the coding sequence ATGAGCCCGACCATCACAGCACTCCCCGCGGCGGGACCGCCCGGGCTGGACGACGTCCCGATCTGCGACGCCACGACCCGCCGCGCGCGCTTGCGCGGCCTGCTCGGCCACCGCGACCCGCCGCCGTTCGCACTGCGGCTCGCGCCCTGCCGCTCGATCCACACCTTCGGGATGCGCTTCCCCCTCGACCTCCACTGGCTCGACGCGGGCGGCCGCACGATCCGGGTCGATCGCGACGTCGGGCCCGGGCGGCTCCGCGCCTGCCGCTCGGCGCGGGCGGTCGTCGAGGTGCCGTCGGTCGAACGGCCCGTGCGCGGGCGGTCGTCGAGGTCGCGTCTATCCTGGAGGCCCTCGTGA
- a CDS encoding tRNA dihydrouridine synthase, which produces MTSRPALTDPWELAGLRLPNRVLLAPLAGIGNWFVRLQAARHGAGMAYSEMVSSFAIHYGNERTLTELLRVHPDEGPTALQLFGQDPEVMKSAAAYVAEHVPQVDVIDLNMGCPVPKVCKTGAGAAMLKDPDTAVAVARAAREGSGKPVTVKLRSGSVPGDRTSGIELSHRLVEEAGVSAITFHPRSAKVHHKGVPDYDLAAELVASLPVPVILTGGMQSVEEVQAAYEHTGAAAVMLARGSLGNPWLFEQLLGLRSGDPETDEILTEWHWILDRAEEHLGSERGGRYLRKFHPWYVERLDAGKDLHTLMQQTSSVAEARAAIDAYAASLLAA; this is translated from the coding sequence GTGACGTCTCGTCCTGCTCTCACCGATCCCTGGGAACTGGCCGGCCTGCGTCTGCCCAACCGTGTGCTGCTCGCCCCGTTGGCGGGCATCGGCAACTGGTTCGTGCGGTTGCAGGCGGCGCGGCACGGGGCGGGGATGGCCTACAGCGAGATGGTGTCGTCGTTCGCGATCCACTACGGGAACGAGAGAACGCTCACCGAGCTGCTGCGGGTCCATCCCGACGAGGGGCCGACCGCGTTGCAGCTGTTCGGCCAGGACCCCGAGGTCATGAAGTCGGCGGCGGCCTACGTGGCCGAGCACGTCCCGCAGGTCGACGTCATCGACCTCAACATGGGCTGCCCGGTCCCGAAGGTCTGCAAGACCGGCGCGGGCGCGGCGATGCTCAAGGACCCGGACACCGCGGTCGCGGTCGCGCGTGCGGCGCGCGAGGGCAGCGGCAAGCCGGTGACGGTCAAGCTGCGCTCGGGCTCGGTGCCCGGCGACCGGACGTCCGGGATCGAGCTGTCGCACCGCCTCGTCGAGGAGGCCGGCGTCTCGGCGATCACCTTCCACCCGCGCTCGGCCAAGGTCCATCACAAGGGCGTGCCCGACTACGACCTCGCCGCCGAGCTGGTGGCGTCGCTCCCGGTCCCGGTGATCCTGACCGGCGGCATGCAGAGCGTCGAGGAGGTCCAGGCGGCCTACGAGCACACCGGCGCGGCGGCGGTCATGCTCGCCCGCGGGTCGCTCGGCAACCCGTGGCTGTTCGAGCAGCTGCTCGGCCTGCGCTCCGGCGACCCCGAAACTGACGAGATCCTGACGGAGTGGCACTGGATCCTCGACCGCGCCGAGGAGCACCTCGGCTCCGAGCGCGGCGGGCGCTACCTGCGCAAGTTCCACCCCTGGTACGTCGAGCGTCTCGACGCCGGGAAGGACCTCCACACCCTGATGCAGCAGACGTCGTCGGTGGCCGAGGCACGCGCCGCGATCGACGCCTACGCCGCCTCGCTGCTGGCCGCCTGA
- a CDS encoding cyclic nucleotide-binding domain-containing protein, with amino-acid sequence MDATRLKRIPVFADLSDDALNKIAALAAEVSVPEGKELVREGDYSYDVLAIEEGTASVSRGGEVIADLGPGDVIGEMGVLERSQRNATVVATSSMLLVTLTSWDIRKLRKSTPEVVEHLRSVVEARKEHA; translated from the coding sequence ATGGACGCCACACGCCTGAAGCGGATCCCGGTCTTCGCGGACCTGAGCGACGACGCGCTGAACAAGATCGCGGCGCTGGCCGCCGAGGTGTCGGTGCCGGAGGGCAAGGAGCTCGTCCGCGAGGGCGACTACTCCTACGACGTGCTGGCGATCGAGGAGGGCACGGCGTCGGTGTCGCGCGGCGGCGAGGTGATCGCCGACCTCGGGCCGGGCGACGTGATCGGCGAGATGGGCGTCCTGGAGCGCTCTCAGCGCAACGCGACGGTCGTGGCGACGTCGTCGATGCTGCTGGTGACGCTGACGAGCTGGGACATCCGCAAGCTGCGCAAGTCGACCCCGGAGGTCGTCGAGCACCTGAGGTCGGTCGTCGAGGCGCGCAAGGAACACGCCTGA
- a CDS encoding glutathione S-transferase family protein produces MPARLYMVHGSHPCETVIKAFEIKGVPFKRVELPASSQPLVMSVVFSGRTVPGVKFDDGEKVQGSRRILRALEDRVPTPPLYAGPAGASAILEAEQWGDEVFQSVPRRLLWPAFTKHRAAMHGFQEGQSSPKLPKPVVVAASHLILPIERKMNGVTDERVRADLAELPLMLDQIDAYIAAGTLNGEQPNAADLQIAPSIALLWALEDVRPLIAGRPAEEFAFRWFPRPVASVPPGGLPVESAAQAATLPAN; encoded by the coding sequence ATGCCCGCTCGCCTCTACATGGTCCACGGCTCGCACCCCTGCGAGACGGTCATCAAGGCCTTCGAGATCAAGGGCGTCCCGTTCAAGCGGGTCGAGCTGCCCGCCTCGTCGCAGCCGCTGGTCATGAGCGTCGTCTTCAGCGGCCGGACCGTTCCCGGCGTCAAGTTCGACGACGGCGAGAAGGTCCAGGGCTCCCGCAGGATCCTCCGCGCGCTGGAGGACCGCGTCCCGACGCCGCCGCTCTACGCGGGCCCGGCCGGCGCCTCGGCGATCCTCGAGGCCGAGCAGTGGGGCGACGAGGTCTTCCAGTCCGTCCCCCGCCGCCTGCTCTGGCCCGCCTTCACAAAGCACCGCGCCGCGATGCACGGCTTCCAGGAGGGCCAGTCCTCCCCCAAGCTACCCAAGCCCGTCGTCGTCGCCGCCTCGCATCTGATCCTCCCGATCGAGCGCAAGATGAACGGTGTCACCGACGAGCGGGTCCGGGCCGACCTCGCCGAGCTGCCGCTGATGCTCGACCAGATCGACGCGTACATCGCCGCCGGAACGCTGAACGGTGAGCAGCCCAACGCCGCCGACCTCCAGATCGCGCCGTCGATCGCCCTGCTCTGGGCGCTGGAGGACGTGCGGCCGCTGATCGCCGGGCGCCCCGCCGAGGAGTTCGCCTTCCGCTGGTTCCCGCGCCCGGTCGCGAGCGTCCCGCCAGGCGGGCTGCCGGTCGAGAGCGCCGCTCAGGCGGCCACGCTCCCCGCCAACTGA
- a CDS encoding type II toxin-antitoxin system death-on-curing family toxin: protein MAPPRWRPTLEDYIDLAAFLLAASPEAVRRLPRMGSAESAINAPFASFEGQEPYPELHDQAAVLIAHLVQNHPLPDGNKRSAFLLTARFLDANGLTWAEQDTERDASMVERIAARDAQHEEIVGWLRARTK from the coding sequence GTGGCTCCACCGCGCTGGCGGCCGACGCTGGAGGACTACATCGATCTCGCGGCGTTCCTGCTTGCCGCGTCGCCGGAGGCGGTGCGCAGGCTTCCGCGCATGGGTTCAGCCGAATCCGCGATCAACGCTCCGTTCGCCTCGTTCGAGGGCCAAGAGCCCTATCCGGAGCTGCACGACCAGGCTGCGGTCCTCATCGCTCATCTCGTTCAGAACCACCCGCTCCCCGATGGCAACAAGCGATCGGCGTTCCTGCTGACGGCGCGGTTCCTGGACGCCAACGGCCTGACCTGGGCTGAGCAGGACACGGAGCGCGACGCGTCGATGGTCGAGCGCATCGCGGCGCGCGACGCGCAGCACGAGGAGATCGTCGGCTGGCTCAGGGCACGCACGAAGTGA
- the greA gene encoding transcription elongation factor GreA, with protein sequence MPRDVILTPEGLTKLKDELDHLQSEGRREVAERIKEAREFGDISENSEYDDAKNAQAMLESKIAQLEERIRAATVVNPDEISSDVVGVGTTVHVRDEKTGRSQKFTIVGSAEVNPAESKISNESPVGRAVIGHRRNDTVSVPVPKGPARKLKITKIDIGL encoded by the coding sequence ATGCCTCGAGACGTCATCCTCACCCCCGAAGGCCTCACCAAGCTCAAGGACGAGCTGGACCACCTCCAGAGCGAAGGCCGCCGTGAGGTCGCCGAGCGGATCAAGGAGGCGCGCGAGTTCGGCGACATCTCCGAGAACTCCGAGTACGACGACGCGAAGAACGCGCAGGCGATGCTCGAGTCGAAGATCGCCCAGCTCGAGGAGCGCATCCGCGCCGCGACCGTCGTCAACCCCGACGAGATCTCCTCGGACGTCGTCGGCGTCGGCACGACCGTCCACGTCAGGGACGAGAAGACCGGCAGGTCGCAGAAGTTCACGATCGTCGGTTCCGCCGAGGTCAACCCGGCCGAGTCGAAGATCTCCAACGAGTCGCCGGTCGGCCGCGCCGTCATCGGTCACAGGCGCAACGACACCGTCTCCGTGCCGGTCCCCAAGGGCCCCGCGCGGAAGCTCAAGATCACGAAGATCGACATCGGGCTCTAG
- a CDS encoding ATP-dependent Clp protease ATP-binding subunit — MFERFTERARQVVVLAQEEARTLKHNYIGTEHILLGLLREEEGLAARVLESLDITVERVRAQVVRIVGSGEEVTSGQIPFTPRAKKVLELALREALSLGHNYIGTEHILLGLVRENEGVAARILLDFDADSEKIRNEVIRMLSGPGGRRQGGAGAGAGATQGGAATGEGKKSSKLLDQFGRNLTKLAQDGKLDPVVGRENEIERIMQILSRRTKNNPVLIGEPGVGKTAVVEGLAQRITNADVPELLKGKQIYTLDLAALVAGSKYRGEFEERLKKVMKEITQRGDIILFIDEIHNLVGAGAAEGAIDAASILKPALARGELQTIGATTLDEYRKYLERDSALERRFQQIRVEQPSPEETVQILKGLRDRYEQHHKIEITDEALEAAAELADRYIADRQLPDKAIDLIDEAASRMRIKSMTSPPVYRELEEEIEETRRSKEASIEAQEFEKAANLRDKERRLTNKKRELEEQWEAGEAEGAERPAIGEEEIADIVSMWTGIPVFKLTEAETQKLMRMEEELHKRVIGQHAAVEVISKAIRRSRAGLKDPKRPTGSFVFLGPSGVGKTELARTLAEFLFGDEESMIRIDMSEYMEKHAVSRLVGSPPGYIGYDEGGQLTEAVRRKPYCVLLLDEIEKAHPDVFNILLQILEDGRLTDSQGRTVDFRHAIVIMTSNIGASEIARNTPLGFAVSDDDTGMTYDDMKLRVMGELKKVFRPEFLNRIDDVLVFHKLQKDEIKTIVELLLQRIRQSLAERELQLELSEEAKDLLVEKGWDPSMGARPLRRAIQRYIEDPLADFVLRAELVPGGTVMVDKAPEDRPEGDPEVTLSVVAPKKAPKPVGVGAAEGDASGDDEAPEDKVLPGEPDASRSEHPEAE; from the coding sequence ATGTTCGAGCGATTCACAGAGCGAGCCCGCCAGGTGGTCGTGCTCGCCCAGGAAGAGGCAAGAACGCTCAAGCACAACTACATCGGCACCGAGCACATCCTGCTCGGCCTTCTCCGTGAGGAGGAGGGGCTGGCCGCGCGTGTGCTGGAGTCCCTCGACATCACCGTGGAGCGCGTTCGCGCCCAGGTGGTGCGGATCGTCGGCTCCGGCGAAGAGGTCACGTCGGGCCAGATCCCGTTCACGCCGCGTGCGAAGAAGGTGCTGGAGCTGGCGCTCCGCGAGGCGCTGAGCCTCGGCCACAACTACATCGGCACCGAGCACATCCTGCTCGGCCTGGTCCGCGAGAACGAGGGCGTCGCCGCCCGGATCCTCCTGGACTTCGACGCCGACTCGGAGAAGATCCGCAACGAGGTCATCCGCATGCTGTCCGGCCCCGGTGGCCGCCGGCAGGGCGGTGCCGGCGCGGGCGCGGGTGCCACGCAGGGCGGCGCAGCGACCGGCGAGGGCAAGAAGTCCTCCAAGTTGCTGGACCAGTTCGGGCGCAACCTGACCAAGCTCGCCCAGGACGGCAAGCTGGATCCGGTCGTCGGCCGTGAGAACGAGATCGAGCGGATCATGCAGATCCTCTCGCGCCGCACGAAGAACAACCCCGTGCTGATCGGCGAGCCGGGCGTCGGCAAGACCGCCGTCGTCGAGGGCCTCGCCCAGAGGATCACGAACGCCGACGTGCCCGAGCTGCTCAAGGGCAAGCAGATCTACACACTGGATCTGGCTGCCCTCGTCGCCGGCTCGAAGTACCGCGGCGAGTTCGAGGAGCGCCTCAAGAAGGTGATGAAGGAGATCACCCAGCGCGGCGACATCATCCTGTTCATCGACGAGATCCACAACCTCGTCGGGGCGGGTGCCGCCGAGGGCGCGATCGACGCCGCGTCGATCCTCAAGCCCGCGCTGGCGCGTGGCGAGCTGCAGACGATCGGCGCGACGACGCTCGACGAGTACCGCAAGTACTTGGAGCGCGACTCCGCGCTGGAGCGGCGCTTCCAGCAGATCCGGGTCGAGCAGCCGTCTCCCGAGGAGACGGTGCAGATCCTCAAGGGCCTGCGCGACCGCTACGAGCAGCACCACAAGATCGAGATCACCGACGAGGCCCTCGAGGCCGCGGCGGAGCTCGCCGATCGCTACATCGCAGACCGGCAGCTGCCGGACAAGGCGATCGACCTCATCGACGAGGCCGCTTCGCGCATGCGCATCAAGTCGATGACCTCGCCTCCCGTCTACAGGGAGCTCGAAGAGGAGATCGAGGAGACGCGCCGCTCGAAGGAAGCTTCGATCGAGGCGCAGGAGTTCGAGAAGGCCGCCAACCTCCGCGACAAGGAGCGGCGCCTGACGAACAAGAAGCGCGAGCTCGAGGAGCAGTGGGAGGCCGGCGAGGCCGAGGGCGCAGAGCGTCCGGCCATCGGCGAGGAGGAGATCGCCGACATCGTCTCGATGTGGACCGGCATCCCGGTGTTCAAGCTCACCGAGGCCGAGACGCAGAAGCTGATGCGCATGGAGGAAGAGCTCCACAAGCGCGTCATCGGGCAGCACGCGGCGGTCGAGGTCATCTCGAAGGCGATCCGGCGTTCCCGCGCCGGGCTGAAGGATCCGAAGCGGCCCACGGGCTCGTTCGTGTTCCTCGGCCCGTCCGGCGTCGGCAAGACCGAGCTGGCCCGCACGCTCGCCGAGTTCCTGTTCGGCGACGAGGAGTCGATGATCCGCATCGACATGTCCGAGTACATGGAGAAGCACGCGGTCTCGCGGCTCGTCGGCTCGCCTCCCGGCTACATCGGCTACGACGAGGGCGGCCAGCTCACCGAGGCCGTGCGGCGCAAGCCGTACTGCGTGCTCCTGCTCGACGAGATCGAGAAGGCGCACCCGGACGTCTTCAACATCCTGCTGCAGATCCTGGAGGACGGTCGCCTGACCGACTCCCAGGGCCGCACCGTGGACTTCCGTCACGCGATCGTGATCATGACGTCGAACATCGGCGCCTCCGAGATCGCTCGCAACACGCCGCTGGGCTTCGCCGTCAGCGACGACGACACGGGCATGACGTACGACGACATGAAGCTGCGGGTCATGGGCGAGCTCAAGAAGGTCTTCCGGCCTGAGTTCCTCAACCGCATCGACGACGTCCTCGTCTTCCACAAGCTGCAGAAGGACGAGATCAAGACGATCGTCGAACTGCTGCTGCAGCGGATCCGCCAGTCGCTGGCCGAGCGGGAGCTCCAGCTGGAGCTGTCCGAGGAGGCCAAGGACCTGCTGGTCGAGAAGGGCTGGGACCCGTCGATGGGTGCCCGCCCGCTGCGCCGTGCGATCCAGCGCTACATCGAGGATCCGCTGGCCGACTTCGTCCTGCGCGCCGAGCTGGTGCCGGGCGGGACGGTCATGGTCGACAAGGCGCCGGAGGACCGCCCGGAGGGCGATCCCGAGGTGACGCTGTCGGTCGTCGCGCCCAAGAAGGCACCGAAGCCGGTGGGCGTCGGCGCGGCCGAGGGTGACGCGAGCGGTGACGACGAGGCGCCGGAGGACAAGGTCCTGCCGGGTGAGCCGGACGCGTCGCGCTCGGAGCACCCCGAGGCCGAGTAG